In the Hymenobacter sp. APR13 genome, CCAGTTGGTACAGGGTTTGCCCCTGTCGCACGCGCTGGCCGGCCGTGAGGCTGGCCCCGCCACGCAGCGTGCCCTGCACCGGGGCCACGATGGTCACAGCCTGGCCCGGTACGGCCTGGATTTCGCCGCCCACCTCGCGGGTGGCCTGCACGTTGTCGGTCTTGACCGCCACGGTTTTAATGCCCAGCCGCTTTTCCGCGTCGGCGGTAATGGTCACCGTGGTCAGGTCTGACTCCTTGACCGGGTTTGCAACCTCGGAAGGGCTGACGGCTTTGGGCTTTTCAGCTTTGCCGCAGGCAACTGCGCCACAGAGCAGGCCACTCAGTGCCAGGCAGCGGGACGCTGCCAGCAGGGAGAATGTAAACTTGGGGAAGTACATACAGAGAAGAAATCGAAGAATTAGAAGCGGCCGCCCACAGCGTAGCGCAGCCGGGCCAGGGCGCGGCGCTGGTCCGCGCGGGCGTCGGCGGCACGCTGCTGGGCATCGAGCAACTGGCGGGTGGTTTCGGCCACCTGCACGTAAGGGAAGTCGCCGTTGATAAAGGCATTGGTGGAGCGGCGCAGCGCGTCCTGGAGGCTGGGCAGGTAGCTCCGCTCCCACAGGGCGACGCTCTGGGTGGCCTGCTCGTACTGGGCGTAGGCCTCGCGCACGTCCAGGTTCACGGTCTGGCGCAGGGTCAGGTACTGCCAGGAGGCTTGTTCCAGCTCGGCTTTCACCCGCGAAATGCGGCCCTGGTTGCGGTTGAAGAGGGGCAGGCCGATGGTTGCGCCCGGCCCCAGGTGCACCGGGTTGGGGTTGTTGAAGCGGGCGTCCAGCGAAACGATGAACGAAAACACCCGACTCCGTTCCCACCGCAGCCGCTGGCCAATGCCCTCGATGCCCACCCGCGCTGCCCACAAGTCGGGCCGGGCAGCGTAGGCCGAATCGAGCAGCGTCGGCAAGGGCGGCACCAGAGTCGCCGAGACGGGAGCGGCGGTGAACCGCAGGGAATCGGCATTCACGGAGTCCAGGCCCAGCGTAGCCAGCAGGCGCAGGCGGGCCACCCGGTTGTCGCGGCGGGCCCGGTAGTAGTCGTCGACGGCGCGCAGGGAATCGGCGCTGGGCGCCACGGTTTCCAGCTCGCTGGCCTCGCCTGCGCGGTAGCGGGCCCGCACGATGCGCGCTACTTCGGCCCGCATCACAATGGCCTCACGGGCGATGCGCAGCCGCTCATCGGCCAGCGTGATATCCGTGTAGCTTACCTGGGCGTCGCGGCTAACCAGCAGGCCGCGACTGACGAGGCTTTCGGCTACGCGCTGGGTTTCCAGCTGAGCGGCCCCCACGCGCGACGGCCGCTGCCAGAGCAGGTCAGAGGCTAGGCTCAGCGCCATGGAGAACGGGGCGGTACCGTGGGCCGTCACCAGGCTCAGCACGGGATTGGGAAGCAAACCAGCGTCTTGTAAATCGGCCTGGGCCAGCGCCAGCGTGCTCAGGTCGGCCTGGAAAGCGGGGTTGCGGGTCAGGGCCAGGCGGATGGCCTCGTCTTCGCTCAGGCCGTCCTGCAGAGTAGGCAGCGCCGGGGCCAGGGCGCTGGCGCTGCGGGCCGTGCCCAGCTCGTAGCCGCCGCGGGCTTGCAGGCGCCGGGCCACATGGTCGCGGGTGTACGCTGACTTGGTGCTGACGCAGCCGGCCAGCAGCAGCGGCAAAGCCAGTAGCCAAACGCCGCGGCGGTGGAGGGGAAAGACCAGAAGATTTGAAAGTCGATTCGGAAGGAAAAAAGTCACGGCAACTAACTATGAGTGCAACAAAGCGAAGAGCGCATGGCTACCGCATGTGAGGTTGTAAAACAGGATTGTTTTATCAGCTGTCCGCCAGCACTCTGCTTTAAAAGCATCTTGCTGTCATATGAATGGTACTTTAGGTATTTATGAAGAATGCGTGAAGCAGCACTACGCACAAGGTTAGGCACCGTTTCTGAAGCAATTCTGAATAAACCCTATTAAGCCAGAAACTAACGGTCCCGTAGTGAAAAAGCCCGTTAGCCAGCTTCCCGACTGGTTAACGGGCTTAGAATATCTTGTCAGCGCTAAACTGAGTTGTATACTAAGGGCGTGTAAAGGCGACTTGGCCGACTACTTCGGCCCTCACTCCCGAATTACCTTAGCAGGGTGGACCGGTTGAAAAGCAGGTATACACTCGTCACCCAGCCAACGGACGCAATCCAGCCCGCTAGCACATCGGA is a window encoding:
- a CDS encoding TolC family protein — its product is MPLLLAGCVSTKSAYTRDHVARRLQARGGYELGTARSASALAPALPTLQDGLSEDEAIRLALTRNPAFQADLSTLALAQADLQDAGLLPNPVLSLVTAHGTAPFSMALSLASDLLWQRPSRVGAAQLETQRVAESLVSRGLLVSRDAQVSYTDITLADERLRIAREAIVMRAEVARIVRARYRAGEASELETVAPSADSLRAVDDYYRARRDNRVARLRLLATLGLDSVNADSLRFTAAPVSATLVPPLPTLLDSAYAARPDLWAARVGIEGIGQRLRWERSRVFSFIVSLDARFNNPNPVHLGPGATIGLPLFNRNQGRISRVKAELEQASWQYLTLRQTVNLDVREAYAQYEQATQSVALWERSYLPSLQDALRRSTNAFINGDFPYVQVAETTRQLLDAQQRAADARADQRRALARLRYAVGGRF